A region from the Pelecanus crispus isolate bPelCri1 chromosome 11, bPelCri1.pri, whole genome shotgun sequence genome encodes:
- the GOLGA3 gene encoding golgin subfamily A member 3 isoform X1, which produces MDSSSVQQDVHLENRSGNGAPSSSEELLDRKAKSDLPVATDEVNTTDTNINEVPNEEGSLEINSKVDACQNGPESLFPDSPVSFDPTSSAQGQESSPGVTGFHDSLKKSQGTSAEGIVLRKEALQSLKLSLPMQETELCSAESPLPLEKEEQIRLQARRRLEEQLKQYRVKRHQERSNQSTSKNRPSSTLDPELMLNPEILPRASTVAMTKEYSFLRTSVPRGPKLGSLGLPSSSKERRSSKSKPSKIRSLADYRTEDSGSRNTTGNFVAADFSAGTLKQSRSGPTSVVSEISLPSDTDDRIENSSLAGDSVSEIDGSEVGMRLDGNESDSSTYSSVSGKGLYNSLQNAEGKQGIPYTINGQKIHPDAMGQFPSISEVLQAAAVEHQAQEQEVNGEVRSRRDSISSSVSMESSIAGTHDEMLQVLKEKMRLEGQLEALSLEANQALKEKTELQAQLAALNMKLQAQMEHSQTSQQKQESLSSEVATLKQSCWDLERAMADLQNTLEAKNASLASSNNDLQLAEEQYQRLLLKVEDMQKNVLTRDSTVHDLRQQLASLQNQLQKVQLERTTLTNKLKASETEITSLQNVRQWYQQQLVLAQEARVRLQSEMANIQAGQMTQAGMLEHLKLENVALSQQLTETQHRSIKEKERIAAQLQNIEADMLDQEAAFMQIQEAKTMVEEDLQRKLEEFEDEKEQLQKMADSAATLEQELEQVKLTLHQRDLQLESLQQEHLDLMKQFTLTQETLHTKEQSLDDLQTQYDELKARLEEFQSDATSKDDMIQYLQNEKIVLEVALQAAKASKEQLDEGAVRLGEDTEVTSQILEQLRQEMAIKSTQVENLQQENASLKKQVQKVKEQFLQQKVMVEAYRRDASSKDQLISELKATKKRLDSEVKELKRELLKIQVEKQSLDSEHAKLQKEVSQVHQQMLEMENHLQAVQKERDDMETRLQSLQFDKEQMASLAEANQALKQQVEQMQEEAKKAITEQKQKMKRLGSDLTSAQKEMKAKHKAYENAVSILSRRLQESLTAKESAEAELSKLKAQIADGGNNQIAQERIQALETELQAVSSSKLMLEKELQEVISLTSQELEEYREKVLELEDELQESRGFRRKIKRLEEINKKLALELEHERGKLTGLSQSNAALREHNNILETALAKREADLVQLNLQVQAVLKRKEEEDQQMQQLIQALQASLEKEKSKVKDLKKQEAAAKADAAHNRRHYRAAVLELSEIKKELHAKELLVQALQVEVDKLQVEDEKHSQEVSQFQQELAEARSQLQLLQKKLDDKLSEQPVVSQEVEDLKWEVERKEREIETLKQQLDMSEQRSHKELEGVQVVLQNIKTELEMVREDLSVTQKDKFMLQAKVTELKNSMKSLLQQNQQLKLDLKHGKMKKRKELKGENNSSNPVTPVKIPDCPVPAALLEELLKPSTAVSKEPLKNLNSCLRQLKQEMDSLQRQMEEHTITVHESMSSWTQIEGQLMDLTSTSPATASDQQEIPTVDEKKQNCSVSDKEALTL; this is translated from the exons ATGGACTCCTCGTCTGTCCAGCAGGACGTTCACTTGGAGAACAGAAGCGGTAATGGGGCCCCGAGCAGCTCTGAAGAACTTTTGGATCGTAAAGCCAAGTCAGATTTGCCAGTTGCAACAGATGAAGTTAACA ctacTGATACTAACATCAATGAAGTGCCAAATGAAGAGGGAAGTCTGGAGATAAACAGCAAAGTGGACGCCTGCCAGAATGGGCCAGAGTCGCTCTTCCCCGACTCTCCTGTGTCTTTTGACCCCACCAGCAGTGCGCAGGGTCAAGAGTCATCCCCAGGTGTGACTGGTTTCCATGACAGCCTAAAGAAGTCTCAGGGAACTAGTGCTGAGGGCATAGTTCTTAGAAAAGAAGCTTTGCAGTCTCTCAAACTAAGTCTTCCCATGCAAGAAACTGAATTGT GCTCAGCAGAGTCTCCACTCCCACTGgagaaagaagaacaaataaGACTTCAAGCAAGACGACGGCTGGAAGAACAGCTCAAACAATACAGGGTAAAGAGACATCAAGAAAGA TCGAATCAGTCTACATCCAAAAACCGGCCCTCCAGCACCCTAGATCCTGAGCTGATGTTAAATCCAGAAATCTTGCCAAGAGCTAGCACTGTAGCAATGACAAAAGAATACTCCTTTTTGCGGACCAGTGTCCCCAGGGGGCCAAAACTGGGTAGCTTGGGACTTCCATCATCCTCAAAAGAGAGAAGAAGTTCAAAATCTAAGCCCAGTAAGATCCGGTCCTTGGCTGACTACAGAACTGAAGATTCAGGCTCTAGAAACACTACTGGGAATTTTGTGGCTGCTGATTTTTCTGCTGGGACtctgaagcaaagcagaagcgGTCCAACTTCAGTTGTTTCTGAGATTAGTCTACCCTCTGACACGGATGATCGAATAGAGAATTCCTCCTTGGCAGGAGATAGCGTTTCAGAGATTGATGGGAGTGAAGTGGGAATGAGGCTGGATGGAAACGAGAGTGACAGCTCTACCTACAGCAGCGTGTCGGGAAAAGGGCTGTATAACAGTTTACAGAATGCAGAAGGCAAACAGGGTATTCCGTATACAATAAACGGTCAGAAGATACATCCTGATGCAATGGGGCAATTTCCTTCCATCAGtgaggtgctgcaggctgcGGCAGTGGAGCATCAAGCCCAAGAGCAAGAAGTTAATGGGGAAGTACGGAGTAGGAGAGACAGCATTTCTAGCAG TGTTTCTATGGAAAGCTCTATCGCAGGAACTCATGACGAAATGTTGCAGGTTCTGAAGGAGAAGATGAGACTTGAAGGGCAACTAGAAGCACTCTCACTAGAAGCTAATCAG GCTCTCAAAGAGAAGACTGAGCTACAAGCCCAACTTGCAGCTTTGAACATGAAGCTTCAAGCGCAGATGGAGCACAGCCAAAccagccagcagaagcaggaatcTCTGAGCTCAGAAGTGGCCACATTAAAGCAGTCTTGCTGGGATCTGGAACGAGCAATGGCTGACCTGCAAAATACCTTGGAAGCAAAGAATGCTAGTTTGGCTTCTTCAAATAATGATTTGCAGTTAGCAGAGGAGCAGTACCAAAGACTCCTGCTGAAGGTTGAAGATATGCAAAAAAATGTTCTCACCAGAGACAGCACAG ttcaTGATCTGCGACAGCAGTTGGCTTCCTTACAGAACCAGCTTCAGAAGGTGCAGCTGGAACGGACCACACTGACCAATAAGCTAAAGGCATCTGAAACGGAAATCACATCGCTCCAAAACGTGCGGCAGTGGTACCAGCAGCAGCTTGTACTAGCACAGGAGGCCCGTGTCAGGCTGCAGAGTGAGATGGCCAATATACAG GCTGGGCAAATGACTCAAGCAGGTATGTTGGAACATCTCAAACTAGAGAATGTGGCACTGTCTCAGCAGCTGACTGAAACCCAGCACAGATCCATCAAAGAAAAGGAACGGattgcagcacagctgcaaaatATTGAG GCTGACATGTTAGATCAAGAAGCTGCCTTCATGCAGATCCAGGAGGCTAAAACCATGGTGGAAGAAGACTtgcagagaaaattagaagagtTTGAGGATGAGAAAgaacagcttcagaaaatggCTGATTCTGCAGCAACATTGGagcaagaattggaacag GTCAAGTTGACTTTGCACCAGCGAGATCTGCAGCTTGAATCTTTACAGCAAGAACACCTAGACCTAATGAAGCAATTCACTTTGACCCAAGAGACACTGCACACCAAAGAGCAGTCCCTGGATGACCTGCAAACACAGTATGATGAACTGAAGGCCAGATTAGAAGAGTTCCAAAGTGACGCTACTTCTAAAGATGACATGATCCAGTATTTGCAGAATGAGAAGATTGTCTTGGAAGtagctctgcaggcagcaaaagcaagcaaagagcAACTTGACGAAGGAGCAGTGCGCCTTGGAGAAGATACAGAAGTAACATCACAAATCTTGGAACAACTGAGGCAAGAAATGGCAATCAAGTCAACCCAG GTAGAAAATCTGCAACAAGAAAATGCCAGCCTTAAAAAACAGGTTCAAAAAGTGAAAGAACAGTTCCTGCAGCAGAAG GTAATGGTGGAAGCTTATCGAAGAGATGCAAGTTCTAAGGACCAGCTGATTAGCGAACTGAAAGCTACAAAGAAGCGGCTGGACTCAGAAGTGAAAGAGCTAAAACGAGAGCTACTGAAAATTCAAGTTGAAAAACAGTCACTTGACTCTGAACATGCAAAACTACAGAAGGAAGTATCGCAGGTTCACCAGCAGATGCTGGAAATGGAAAATCATCTTCAGGcagtgcagaaagaaagagacgATATGGAAACACGCCTACAG TCTTTGCAGTTCGATAAGGAACAAATGGCATCTCTTGCTGAGGCAAATCAGGCATTAAAACAACAAGTAGAACAAATGCAAGAAGAAGCAAAAAA GGCCATTActgagcagaaacagaaaatgaagcgTCTAGGGTCAGATCTGACGAGTGCTCAGAAAgagatgaaagcaaaacataaagCCTATGAGAATGCAGTCAGCATTCTTAGTCGCCGGCTACAGGAATCTCTCACTGCAAAGGAATCTGCTGAAGCAGAGTTGAGCAAACTAAAAGCACAAATCGCTGATGGTGGAAACAACCAGATTGCTCAA GAAAGGATTCAAGCTCTGGAGACAGAATTGCAAGCTGTTAGCAGCAGTAAGTTGATGCTGGAAAAAGAGTTGCAAGAAGTGATTTCACTTACCAGCCAGGAGCTTGAAGAATACAGAGAGAAAGTACTGGAACTTGAGGATGAG CTTCAGGAATCTAGAGGCTTCAGGAGGAAGATAAAACGtttagaagaaattaataagAAGCTGGCCCTTGAACTGGAGCACGAACGTGGAAAACTTACAGGTCTTAGTCAGTCCAACGCTGCTTTGCGGGAGCACAACAATATCCTAGAAACAGCATTAGCAAAGAGAGAGGCAGACTTGGTACAACTGAATCTGCAG GTTCAGGCAGTCCTAAAGcggaaggaggaagaggatcaACAAATGCAACAACTTATTCAAGCTTTACAGGCTTccttagagaaagaaaagtcaaaagTTAAAGACCTTAAGAAGCAG gaAGCAGCAGCCAAAGCGGATGCAGCACACAACCGCCGTCAttacagagctgctgtgctcGAGCTCAGTGAAATCAAGAAAGAGCTACATGCCAAAGAACTGCTTGTCCAAGCCCTTCAGGTTGAAGTGGACAAACTGCA GGTAGAGGATGAAAAACATTCCCAGGAGGTATCGCAGTTTCAGCAAGAGCTGGCAGAAGCCAGGTCTCAGCTCcaacttctgcagaaaaagctgGATGACAAGCTTAGTGAGCAGCCTGTAGTAAGCCAAGAG GTGGAAGACCTCAAGTGGGAAGTAGAAcgaaaagaaagagaaattgaaaCACTTAAGCAGCAGCTGGATATGAGCGAACAGCGCAGCCACAAGGAGTTAGAAGGCGTACAAGTTGTCTTGCAG AATATCAAGACTGAGTTGGAAATGGTACGGGAAGACCTGTCAGTGACTCAGAAGGATAAGTTTATGCTGCAGGCTAAAGTGACTGAACTGAAGAACAGCATGAAGTCGCTGCTGCAGCAGAACCAACAACTGAAGTTGGACCTGAAGCATGGCAAGATGAAGAAG AGGAAGGAACTGAAAGGAGAGAATAACTCTTCAAATCCTGTGACTCCAGTCAAGATTCCTGATTGTCCAGTGCCTGCTGCCTTGCTAGAAGAGCTGTTGAAACCATCAACAGCTGTGAGCAAGGAGCctttaaaaaatctgaacagCTGTCTCCGGCAATTAAA GCAAGAAATGGACAGCCTTCAGCGTCAGATGGAGGAACACACCATTACAGTACATGAATCAATGTCTTCGTGGACTCAGATTGAGGGGCAGCTAATGGACCTTACCTCTACCAGTCCTGCAACTGCATCAGACCAGCAGGAGATTCCTACTGtagatgaaaagaaacagaattgtaGTGTTAGTGACAAGGAAGCTTTGACACTATAA
- the GOLGA3 gene encoding golgin subfamily A member 3 isoform X2: MDSSSVQQDVHLENRSGNGAPSSSEELLDRKAKSDLPVATDEVNTTDTNINEVPNEEGSLEINSKVDACQNGPESLFPDSPVSFDPTSSAQGQESSPGSAESPLPLEKEEQIRLQARRRLEEQLKQYRVKRHQERSNQSTSKNRPSSTLDPELMLNPEILPRASTVAMTKEYSFLRTSVPRGPKLGSLGLPSSSKERRSSKSKPSKIRSLADYRTEDSGSRNTTGNFVAADFSAGTLKQSRSGPTSVVSEISLPSDTDDRIENSSLAGDSVSEIDGSEVGMRLDGNESDSSTYSSVSGKGLYNSLQNAEGKQGIPYTINGQKIHPDAMGQFPSISEVLQAAAVEHQAQEQEVNGEVRSRRDSISSSVSMESSIAGTHDEMLQVLKEKMRLEGQLEALSLEANQALKEKTELQAQLAALNMKLQAQMEHSQTSQQKQESLSSEVATLKQSCWDLERAMADLQNTLEAKNASLASSNNDLQLAEEQYQRLLLKVEDMQKNVLTRDSTVHDLRQQLASLQNQLQKVQLERTTLTNKLKASETEITSLQNVRQWYQQQLVLAQEARVRLQSEMANIQAGQMTQAGMLEHLKLENVALSQQLTETQHRSIKEKERIAAQLQNIEADMLDQEAAFMQIQEAKTMVEEDLQRKLEEFEDEKEQLQKMADSAATLEQELEQVKLTLHQRDLQLESLQQEHLDLMKQFTLTQETLHTKEQSLDDLQTQYDELKARLEEFQSDATSKDDMIQYLQNEKIVLEVALQAAKASKEQLDEGAVRLGEDTEVTSQILEQLRQEMAIKSTQVENLQQENASLKKQVQKVKEQFLQQKVMVEAYRRDASSKDQLISELKATKKRLDSEVKELKRELLKIQVEKQSLDSEHAKLQKEVSQVHQQMLEMENHLQAVQKERDDMETRLQSLQFDKEQMASLAEANQALKQQVEQMQEEAKKAITEQKQKMKRLGSDLTSAQKEMKAKHKAYENAVSILSRRLQESLTAKESAEAELSKLKAQIADGGNNQIAQERIQALETELQAVSSSKLMLEKELQEVISLTSQELEEYREKVLELEDELQESRGFRRKIKRLEEINKKLALELEHERGKLTGLSQSNAALREHNNILETALAKREADLVQLNLQVQAVLKRKEEEDQQMQQLIQALQASLEKEKSKVKDLKKQEAAAKADAAHNRRHYRAAVLELSEIKKELHAKELLVQALQVEVDKLQVEDEKHSQEVSQFQQELAEARSQLQLLQKKLDDKLSEQPVVSQEVEDLKWEVERKEREIETLKQQLDMSEQRSHKELEGVQVVLQNIKTELEMVREDLSVTQKDKFMLQAKVTELKNSMKSLLQQNQQLKLDLKHGKMKKRKELKGENNSSNPVTPVKIPDCPVPAALLEELLKPSTAVSKEPLKNLNSCLRQLKQEMDSLQRQMEEHTITVHESMSSWTQIEGQLMDLTSTSPATASDQQEIPTVDEKKQNCSVSDKEALTL, from the exons ATGGACTCCTCGTCTGTCCAGCAGGACGTTCACTTGGAGAACAGAAGCGGTAATGGGGCCCCGAGCAGCTCTGAAGAACTTTTGGATCGTAAAGCCAAGTCAGATTTGCCAGTTGCAACAGATGAAGTTAACA ctacTGATACTAACATCAATGAAGTGCCAAATGAAGAGGGAAGTCTGGAGATAAACAGCAAAGTGGACGCCTGCCAGAATGGGCCAGAGTCGCTCTTCCCCGACTCTCCTGTGTCTTTTGACCCCACCAGCAGTGCGCAGGGTCAAGAGTCATCCCCAG GCTCAGCAGAGTCTCCACTCCCACTGgagaaagaagaacaaataaGACTTCAAGCAAGACGACGGCTGGAAGAACAGCTCAAACAATACAGGGTAAAGAGACATCAAGAAAGA TCGAATCAGTCTACATCCAAAAACCGGCCCTCCAGCACCCTAGATCCTGAGCTGATGTTAAATCCAGAAATCTTGCCAAGAGCTAGCACTGTAGCAATGACAAAAGAATACTCCTTTTTGCGGACCAGTGTCCCCAGGGGGCCAAAACTGGGTAGCTTGGGACTTCCATCATCCTCAAAAGAGAGAAGAAGTTCAAAATCTAAGCCCAGTAAGATCCGGTCCTTGGCTGACTACAGAACTGAAGATTCAGGCTCTAGAAACACTACTGGGAATTTTGTGGCTGCTGATTTTTCTGCTGGGACtctgaagcaaagcagaagcgGTCCAACTTCAGTTGTTTCTGAGATTAGTCTACCCTCTGACACGGATGATCGAATAGAGAATTCCTCCTTGGCAGGAGATAGCGTTTCAGAGATTGATGGGAGTGAAGTGGGAATGAGGCTGGATGGAAACGAGAGTGACAGCTCTACCTACAGCAGCGTGTCGGGAAAAGGGCTGTATAACAGTTTACAGAATGCAGAAGGCAAACAGGGTATTCCGTATACAATAAACGGTCAGAAGATACATCCTGATGCAATGGGGCAATTTCCTTCCATCAGtgaggtgctgcaggctgcGGCAGTGGAGCATCAAGCCCAAGAGCAAGAAGTTAATGGGGAAGTACGGAGTAGGAGAGACAGCATTTCTAGCAG TGTTTCTATGGAAAGCTCTATCGCAGGAACTCATGACGAAATGTTGCAGGTTCTGAAGGAGAAGATGAGACTTGAAGGGCAACTAGAAGCACTCTCACTAGAAGCTAATCAG GCTCTCAAAGAGAAGACTGAGCTACAAGCCCAACTTGCAGCTTTGAACATGAAGCTTCAAGCGCAGATGGAGCACAGCCAAAccagccagcagaagcaggaatcTCTGAGCTCAGAAGTGGCCACATTAAAGCAGTCTTGCTGGGATCTGGAACGAGCAATGGCTGACCTGCAAAATACCTTGGAAGCAAAGAATGCTAGTTTGGCTTCTTCAAATAATGATTTGCAGTTAGCAGAGGAGCAGTACCAAAGACTCCTGCTGAAGGTTGAAGATATGCAAAAAAATGTTCTCACCAGAGACAGCACAG ttcaTGATCTGCGACAGCAGTTGGCTTCCTTACAGAACCAGCTTCAGAAGGTGCAGCTGGAACGGACCACACTGACCAATAAGCTAAAGGCATCTGAAACGGAAATCACATCGCTCCAAAACGTGCGGCAGTGGTACCAGCAGCAGCTTGTACTAGCACAGGAGGCCCGTGTCAGGCTGCAGAGTGAGATGGCCAATATACAG GCTGGGCAAATGACTCAAGCAGGTATGTTGGAACATCTCAAACTAGAGAATGTGGCACTGTCTCAGCAGCTGACTGAAACCCAGCACAGATCCATCAAAGAAAAGGAACGGattgcagcacagctgcaaaatATTGAG GCTGACATGTTAGATCAAGAAGCTGCCTTCATGCAGATCCAGGAGGCTAAAACCATGGTGGAAGAAGACTtgcagagaaaattagaagagtTTGAGGATGAGAAAgaacagcttcagaaaatggCTGATTCTGCAGCAACATTGGagcaagaattggaacag GTCAAGTTGACTTTGCACCAGCGAGATCTGCAGCTTGAATCTTTACAGCAAGAACACCTAGACCTAATGAAGCAATTCACTTTGACCCAAGAGACACTGCACACCAAAGAGCAGTCCCTGGATGACCTGCAAACACAGTATGATGAACTGAAGGCCAGATTAGAAGAGTTCCAAAGTGACGCTACTTCTAAAGATGACATGATCCAGTATTTGCAGAATGAGAAGATTGTCTTGGAAGtagctctgcaggcagcaaaagcaagcaaagagcAACTTGACGAAGGAGCAGTGCGCCTTGGAGAAGATACAGAAGTAACATCACAAATCTTGGAACAACTGAGGCAAGAAATGGCAATCAAGTCAACCCAG GTAGAAAATCTGCAACAAGAAAATGCCAGCCTTAAAAAACAGGTTCAAAAAGTGAAAGAACAGTTCCTGCAGCAGAAG GTAATGGTGGAAGCTTATCGAAGAGATGCAAGTTCTAAGGACCAGCTGATTAGCGAACTGAAAGCTACAAAGAAGCGGCTGGACTCAGAAGTGAAAGAGCTAAAACGAGAGCTACTGAAAATTCAAGTTGAAAAACAGTCACTTGACTCTGAACATGCAAAACTACAGAAGGAAGTATCGCAGGTTCACCAGCAGATGCTGGAAATGGAAAATCATCTTCAGGcagtgcagaaagaaagagacgATATGGAAACACGCCTACAG TCTTTGCAGTTCGATAAGGAACAAATGGCATCTCTTGCTGAGGCAAATCAGGCATTAAAACAACAAGTAGAACAAATGCAAGAAGAAGCAAAAAA GGCCATTActgagcagaaacagaaaatgaagcgTCTAGGGTCAGATCTGACGAGTGCTCAGAAAgagatgaaagcaaaacataaagCCTATGAGAATGCAGTCAGCATTCTTAGTCGCCGGCTACAGGAATCTCTCACTGCAAAGGAATCTGCTGAAGCAGAGTTGAGCAAACTAAAAGCACAAATCGCTGATGGTGGAAACAACCAGATTGCTCAA GAAAGGATTCAAGCTCTGGAGACAGAATTGCAAGCTGTTAGCAGCAGTAAGTTGATGCTGGAAAAAGAGTTGCAAGAAGTGATTTCACTTACCAGCCAGGAGCTTGAAGAATACAGAGAGAAAGTACTGGAACTTGAGGATGAG CTTCAGGAATCTAGAGGCTTCAGGAGGAAGATAAAACGtttagaagaaattaataagAAGCTGGCCCTTGAACTGGAGCACGAACGTGGAAAACTTACAGGTCTTAGTCAGTCCAACGCTGCTTTGCGGGAGCACAACAATATCCTAGAAACAGCATTAGCAAAGAGAGAGGCAGACTTGGTACAACTGAATCTGCAG GTTCAGGCAGTCCTAAAGcggaaggaggaagaggatcaACAAATGCAACAACTTATTCAAGCTTTACAGGCTTccttagagaaagaaaagtcaaaagTTAAAGACCTTAAGAAGCAG gaAGCAGCAGCCAAAGCGGATGCAGCACACAACCGCCGTCAttacagagctgctgtgctcGAGCTCAGTGAAATCAAGAAAGAGCTACATGCCAAAGAACTGCTTGTCCAAGCCCTTCAGGTTGAAGTGGACAAACTGCA GGTAGAGGATGAAAAACATTCCCAGGAGGTATCGCAGTTTCAGCAAGAGCTGGCAGAAGCCAGGTCTCAGCTCcaacttctgcagaaaaagctgGATGACAAGCTTAGTGAGCAGCCTGTAGTAAGCCAAGAG GTGGAAGACCTCAAGTGGGAAGTAGAAcgaaaagaaagagaaattgaaaCACTTAAGCAGCAGCTGGATATGAGCGAACAGCGCAGCCACAAGGAGTTAGAAGGCGTACAAGTTGTCTTGCAG AATATCAAGACTGAGTTGGAAATGGTACGGGAAGACCTGTCAGTGACTCAGAAGGATAAGTTTATGCTGCAGGCTAAAGTGACTGAACTGAAGAACAGCATGAAGTCGCTGCTGCAGCAGAACCAACAACTGAAGTTGGACCTGAAGCATGGCAAGATGAAGAAG AGGAAGGAACTGAAAGGAGAGAATAACTCTTCAAATCCTGTGACTCCAGTCAAGATTCCTGATTGTCCAGTGCCTGCTGCCTTGCTAGAAGAGCTGTTGAAACCATCAACAGCTGTGAGCAAGGAGCctttaaaaaatctgaacagCTGTCTCCGGCAATTAAA GCAAGAAATGGACAGCCTTCAGCGTCAGATGGAGGAACACACCATTACAGTACATGAATCAATGTCTTCGTGGACTCAGATTGAGGGGCAGCTAATGGACCTTACCTCTACCAGTCCTGCAACTGCATCAGACCAGCAGGAGATTCCTACTGtagatgaaaagaaacagaattgtaGTGTTAGTGACAAGGAAGCTTTGACACTATAA